The window aatacatttgggatgagttggagggCCATTTGTTATCCAGAAGTAATCatacaacatcagcacctgatcCCATTAATACCCCTGTGGCTGAATTCAATCAAATTATCACAGCAACATCacagcatctagtgtaaagccttcctggAAGAGTAAAGGggttgtatatgtatatatagtgtcAATAGTCAACAATCACTAGCGTGTCATCATCTGACTGAGACTCGAGGCCCTAGAAGATTTGGAAACTATGATTTGTTGTCTGAATGTTAGTAATTTTTATGTAatacatttaatgtatttaaaactTCATAGAAGTCTTTATACTGACTTTTCATTATACAGTTGTTTATTAGTTGTTTAGTTTAATGAAGAAGCTAAGGAAGCACCTTATCTGTTGATTTTGGAGTCTTTAAATCATTAGCATTTGTAATCTCAGCAGAAGTTATGGTAGGTGATCCCCATATAAGGGATTTTCTCTAGCACATGCTCTTAGTTCTTGTATTAGGGCATATTGTATACTCTGGTCTAATTCAAATATATTGTTATGTTATGCTATTGTACTAAATGTATTACTTAAAACATCCAGTGCTGTGATAGTCAGTCAGGTGTGTAAGTGATCTTTCTATTTAAATCTATACTGTATTCACAAAGTATGTGCTTAATACTCAGCAGGGCATCCACTACAACTCTAGTTCTCTGGGGATTAAACTAACCTgaatttatatgtatttttatataacgattttgtatatatatacatattgaaTGATGAGTTTTAATTTGATCTCATATTTAAGAAGACTAATTTTGTGAACTGGTTGTCATATTCAGAATGTGTGAATGTTAGCTgctaatatgttaaaataaatatttttattcagtgacatTAATTCTTCATATATGTTAATTTATCAATCAGCaaaaaacaaagccattctTCTCAAAATGAGTTTAGTGTTCATTTTTTACAATAGGcttctacatacatacataccagTTATTATGCTGACAACTAGTGAACAGAGGAAATGAAAAACCCATTCATGTGAGCTTGAATTCGTACACAACTTGGTGATGTTTAGACAAAAAGGCATCAAAGGACTCTTACTGAGTGCAAGTCaccaaaaataaacattcaacTTAGAAACACTACAATTTGTCTTTTCTAACAAAACGTTTTGAATTATTATTGCCCCTGTATTTCTCTATACATTACGTAAAATATCTTTATTACTGTGTATTTCtggcaaattaaaaaaagtgatGCTCAACAGTATTCTGGAGGTGAGATGGTATGCAGAAGTCCCAGATTATCTAACACAACATTGCCTGTATCCTTTTGATTGAAGAACAGTTCACAATGCTTTAAATGATTGACATCATCGCTGAGTGTGATTTTGTGAGATTACAAAAATGCACTGCATATAGACCACACAGTGGTCAGTGTAAATCTGGAATAGGGCATTCAGAAGTTCTGTCCAGTTCTGCTGTCTTTGTCCTCAGGCAACAGTAATGAACCCATTCAGTCACATCCAGCACCTGAAGGACACAGAGTCACTGAGCCATAGATTCAGTTTCTCTTCTTCTGCCTCGCTCCACTTATTTCCTCAGGATCTGTTATGCACTGGAACCCAATTAACATGCCCACGATAGAAAAACCTAGAAAAAAATGGCAAGAGAAAAACTATGAGGCTATcatacagaaaaatataaagtGAAGGTTCATAATAAAGGTTTAACATGCATTTGCATTTATGAGCTGTGACAACATAACTAATACTCAAGTATAAGACGTGATAGTGTTTTAAATCCGACACCCATTACTAATCCTCTCCACTAGTGCAGTGGTGTGTATATGCAGGTATATTCCATACAGACATACACCCATCTCTGATTAATTTCCCATATACTCAACTAGAAACAGGAAGAGATGCATTTGtgtctgtatactttgttattGACTTTTGATTTTGTCCAGTCATCAGTCATATAACCAGCATTATGCTGTACTGTAATTTCAAAGAACATGAATTGAATGCTTTTGCTCAGTTTGGAACTTTCATACTTGAAACATAAATTAATGCACTTACTTAAAACAACTATTACCAATTATTTCTTAGTGTTATCTTGGCTTGTTCaaactcaattccaaaaaagttgaaagCAGTGATCAGGAAATTctctttgacctgtattaaattcAAAACGGTACAAAAACACTGTACTTTGTTTTAcgctcattccaaatttgatgcctgcaacacattccaaataagttgggacaggagcacaTTTACCACTGTATTATATCATCTTTACCttcaaaaacactaatattttgttactgtgcctttaactCGGATATAGGATAAGTgatctctgttctaattggcttttaccatgatatggaccctttaattaTACAGTACATGAGAAATAATGTGCACTTACAGTGAGTGGTAAGGATGCCCACCTATCCAGACATCACTACACCACTGATATTGACCATTCCCAAATCAGCAGTATCTCATAATGTTACAGTCATTTAGCAGACTGTGATATGATGACATAGCAGCATGTTGCAAACAACATCATACAGATCTGCTTTTCATTATGATACCTGCCCAACTCACCTGCCACAAAAAGAGGGGCCATGACTCCAATGGTAAGTGGGGCTGTTTTATAGATAAAGGCTTCAGATAGGAAGTGGCCAAGAGCCAGAACAAATGTCCACAATGTTATATGATAAAGCCTAAGGTGGGAATAGAGACAAGAAGAGGCAAGGACAATGCtagcatttagtttttttttgcatattttgtcatttcaaactaaaaagaaatcaaaataaCCTGATTGCCCTACGTTCTGTTCTGAATGTCCATGGCACAGGCACAACGAATGATGGATGACAGTAAAGTCCATATCCCAAAAGTTCTTGCCTGAAGGCCATTTACTGAGGAATAAAAAGGCAGTTACATTTTAGGTAACTTAGTATCACAGATTTGCCTGATCTTATTAATTGTTTACATGGAAGAGACAAACAAACTGTACAAAATTCAAACAATTGCTGTAAaatttactttaataaaaaGAATGTTTTATCATAAAATCACAACATTAAACATACAGTAGCTGAATATGTACATTAATGCACTTTACAGATAAAGAGGACAGAAAGTGTAAGCATATGGTAAACTAGACATAATTAAACTATACAGTAAACTGTTAAGAAACCAGTATGTTATTCTAAGCTGTACTGTATATTACTTCAAAATTACAGCAGTTGTGTGCACTCACCAAAATCAGGTGTGCCTGTGTAAAGTTTCTCGGAGAGAAAGCTGTGGTCGCGGAAGCTTTGGACTGTATTTCCCACGGCGATGACGGATACCATGACCAACCAGCTCCGCAATACGTTCAAAAAACGACTCATATTTCCTGAGACCAACAACGgaagctcactactgaccagcGCGTCTGACCAGCGTTCTCCTAAAACCAGAGCATCAGATTGATTAGAGCTGCGTTAAACAGATGAAAGTCGAGGTACACAGACCTACAGGtcgataaagaaagaaaaacaaagctaGCATTAGCTGAAGCAAAATATTTCTATTGACATTAGCTAGCTAAGCTTGGCGAATTACTATCAATGGGTGCTTAGCTTCAGACATGTCTACAAGTACCTGAGCATTATTCTCACTTCAGATTAAGAGGTTACATTTACCTGTAGCAGAAGCTGAacgctgagccctcctgctccATTGCAGCGAGCACCCGCTGCAGCAAAACAGCATTTTAGGACACGTCCCCCTCAGTAATAATTACTGTAGAGACATAACATTGGACCAATTAGGAGCTGCTGAAGATCGTCGCACCTTCGCCTCAGTGGACGGTTTGAAAACACGTGGTGTAAGACCCCGCCCAATTCTGTGTTTTCCTCCAATCACTGCACAACTACAAGCATCTGACGACAAACACACGAGTTCGAGCACTGGAGTATTTCACCAAAGCGGACTGCTCAGTAAACTGGATTTAGAACAATAGAAGTCAATCCTGTACAATAGCAGAGGAGGTAACAAACACTCGCAGTGTGGTACTAAATCCTGCAGTTTGCTGGGAAATTCTTCTTGTATTTtagaacaacaataataaaagtcaCTAACCCAGCTCATTCACTGAACTGACTGAGGGAAAATAATGAACCTGTatgcatgtaataataataataataataacaataatgccGCTATAAGAGCTTTAGCAAGAAGCATTGAATACATAAAGCAGCAACAGACAAGATATAAATAGAAGTACAATCAAAATACATTAACATAAAACAAGCtacaatgaaaatgtgtggcatgaGATGAAATTTGATTTCACGGTGTTGTCCTGTGTGTACATGTTGCATACACCAATATCCCCCATGTAAGTCGACAACGTCAGTTTTATTTATCAAATATGGCTTAAGCATAGTTTTAGGCTAAATTGCAATTCCAGTGCTGAGTCATCATTGAGATCTTCTTTTGGTCTGggtttaggcttaatctggcTCAGAAACGGGCTCTAGCCGCGTCTCTGCAGAAACACCAACGCAGAAAGACACGTGAACCTCAGCAACATATAGCTGCGCATGCGCAGCTCAATGGGTGCCGGTTGGTTGTTATAGTTACAGCGGTGGGGGAAAAAGGAGCTAGCTAGTCAGGCTAACTGCATCGCTTACACCGGTGCTTCACTGTGGAACGTTTTACTCTCACACAAACAGGTACGCTTAGATCCACTTGACTATTAAACACTAATCTGTGCTCATTTACCCGACCTGGACGTTGTGAGTTGCGAGGCAGAATGGTAACTGTATTTTCACAATTAGCTTGTCAGCTAGCTACGCTAAGCTTGCTAAGATAATCTACGTTAACTCTAACCCTCAGTCCAGTGTTAGCTAACGCTGTTAAAGCTTTTCAGCGAGCCAACAAGTTAATATAAAATGCTAGATTTAGTAATTAACATAGCATAACGTGTTCTCGATAGCGTGTGTTAACGTTACTTATGTCGTTTCCTTTTTTGCTTGAAtgtgttttaactgtttttaataGAAAGTTTTCTTGACTGGTATCAAACGAAGTCAGGTAACGTTAGCCTTAGCTAAGTTAGATATTATCAGCTTCCTTactttttttgagtttttgagtaGTTCATATAGTGAATGGCAGCATTAAATAGAAATGTTCATCCTTACAGTTTCTGACAAGGAACCTAAACGAGAAATTTATGATAGCTTTCATTAGTGACTTACTATCTGTAACAGAGTGACAATACTAGCTGACAACGAAGGCTTACTTGCTGGGCATTAATGACGTCTGTAGATGCCGTTTCCTGGCCGTTAGCCTTAATTCGAATAGAGGTTGtcttgcatttgcatttggtATTGTTTAAAAACTTTCTCCATGATTACAAAAACATTACTTTGTTTTGAGTGGTGTCTGTAGGTTGGAGATGTGTCTTTTCATAACCTCATTCAGCTGACACAGAGCAGAACATCTCCATCTCTGTGGTGGAAATGCCAGCTGTGAACCAGGATAAAGAGGATTCGGAGTCTCTGTCAGAAGATGAGCTGGAGTAAGTGGCTGTGCAGCTCATCTTGGCATCAAAGTGATCACTTAAGCATTCTGCATGCACACAGATTGGGAAAGCAGCAATGTAACATTTTAGATTTCTTAAATTGGTTCTGTAGAGTTACGAGGTGTGGTGATATTTATAGACATAATCTCTGACCTGTACTTGATGTGGCTGAAATAGGCACTGTCTGGTGTAGTCACTCCCAAAATAACCTAGTATTGTTGTTTTACAATGATCTCTTAGGTCTTATTCATTAGCTTATTAAGAAATCATTTTCCTTGCTTGAGGTAATGGTTATCAGAGACCACAGTAAATGTAATGcctgaaaaatattttagattaaTTTCTTGCAAAGTAGACCGGTGCTGAGTAAACTTTAACCTGAAACATGTTTAGTCCAAGGTATTACAAAAGTAACCATTATTGATTTGAGAATTTGACAAATCTCCTGAACTAGCTCTGAaccaaaaaaggaaagagtTTGCCATTTAACGAACTCATTAGTCTCATTAGTAACAGAAGCTTTCACAGGTACTTCAGAATGTCTGGAAGTATTCTATAGTCAAGAATAAACCCCCTCTTAGTAAACCCATCAACTGCActagtattttaaaatgttttaattgtcAGTAAATCATAACCATTTTGTAAtgttcagcatttcacatcacatgtgaaaagaaggaaaaaatactTGATCTTTGCATCAGGTGTCAGGTGCCTAGTCCAGTCCTTTTATCTTGATAAGGATTTTCTCAGCTAACTTGGATTTTGACAGCTTATTACTTTGCTTCCATTAGAGGTTCATGGGGCTTGTCTTATCTTACGTGCTCATTCTAAACAGGCTGCTTTGGGGTTTTTTTCCACAGGCCTGGATAGATAATCATAAACAGACAGCACAACCACTGTTtatatgtctctctcttattttttacattttaattgtttttaatttctacccgattttctcctcaatttagtcgtttccaattccacccgctagttaggactccgcCAGTCATacgatactaccaatgctaggagggtgaaggctaacacaggcttcctctgagacctgtgaaaccagctaCCACTTTTTTTCGAACTGCCGTCACATAACGTCACGGGAAtgtgctcggaggaaagcgccaaccgccagatctactacgtcagctaacagacgcctgcactgactagtatcACGTTAaatgatggggggggggggggggggccaattgtgctctcttggactcctggctacagatggctgtagcatcaccaggatcgaactcacgatctcctgatgtTAGGGCCATAGACGGTTAGACGGCtgcgccacttgggagccccATGAatatgtctttctgttatgtgATCTgctcatcaccaccatcatttCCAGTAGAGCACACCATCCACATGTCattttattac is drawn from Pygocentrus nattereri isolate fPygNat1 chromosome 10, fPygNat1.pri, whole genome shotgun sequence and contains these coding sequences:
- the erg28 gene encoding ergosterol biosynthetic protein 28 homolog, which gives rise to MLFCCSGCSLQWSRRAQRSASATGERWSDALVSSELPLLVSGNMSRFLNVLRSWLVMVSVIAVGNTVQSFRDHSFLSEKLYTGTPDFVNGLQARTFGIWTLLSSIIRCACAMDIQNRTLYHITLWTFVLALGHFLSEAFIYKTAPLTIGVMAPLFVAGFSIVGMLIGFQCITDPEEISGARQKKRN